From a region of the Enterobacter cancerogenus genome:
- the rcsC gene encoding two-component system sensor histidine kinase RcsC — translation MKYLVSFRTTLKVSRYLFRALALLLWLLVALISVFYIVNALNQKEAEIRQEFSISSDQAQRYIQRTSDVMKELKYIAENRLTAENGIMAIRGRKDKTEVPNFEPLFPDSDCSAMGNTWRGSLESLAWFMRYWRDNFSAAYDLNRVFLIGSENLCMADFGLRDMPVERDDALKSLHERIVKYRNAPQEERGNNIFWISQGPRMGVGYFYALTPVYLANRLQALLGTEQTIRMENFFTPGSLPMGVTILDENGHTLISLTGPESRLKIDPHWMQERSWFGYTSGFRELVLKKSLPPSSLSIVYSVPVDMVLERIRILILNAILLNVLVGVALFMLARMYERRIFIPAESDAQRLEEHEQFNRKIVASAPVGICILRTQDGTNILSNELAHNYLNMLTHEDRQRLTQIICGQQVNFVDVLTSTHTNLQISFVHSRYRNENVAICVLVDVSARVKMEESLQEMAQAAEQASQSKSMFLATVSHELRTPLYGIIGNLDLLQTKELPKGVDRLVTAMNNSSSLLLKIISDILDFSKIESEQLKIEPREFSPREVMNHISANYMPLVVRKQLGLYCFIEPDVPLTLHGDPMRLQQVISNLLSNAIKFTDTGCIVLHVCLVGDYLTIRVRDTGVGIPAKEVVRLFDPFFQVGTGVQRNFQGTGLGLAICEKLISMMDGDISVDTEPGMGSQFTIRIPLYSAQYPAKPMLDGLNGKRCWLAVNNASLNEYLRSLLSSNGIEVSLYEGQTPDADDMLIADDPPEQPWQGRGAVIFCRRHIGIPVERAPGEWVHSVATPHELLALLARIYSIQLDDGDNASALPSPESLASLNDDMMILVVDDHPINRRLLADQLGSLGYQCKTANDGVDALNVLSKNHIDIVLSDVNMPNMDGYRLTQRIRQLGLTLPVVGVTANALAEEKQRCLESGMDSCLSKPVTLDVLKQTLSVYADRVRKTRV, via the coding sequence ACCAGAAAGAAGCTGAAATTCGCCAGGAGTTCAGTATCAGCTCCGATCAGGCCCAGCGTTACATTCAGCGAACGTCGGATGTAATGAAGGAGCTGAAATACATTGCTGAAAATCGCCTGACGGCGGAAAACGGCATCATGGCTATCCGTGGACGCAAAGATAAAACGGAAGTGCCCAATTTCGAGCCACTGTTCCCGGACTCAGACTGCTCCGCGATGGGTAACACCTGGCGCGGTTCGCTCGAATCTCTTGCCTGGTTTATGCGCTACTGGCGCGATAATTTTTCCGCCGCCTACGATCTGAACCGCGTGTTCCTTATCGGCAGCGAAAATCTCTGCATGGCCGACTTTGGCCTGCGTGATATGCCCGTCGAACGGGATGATGCGCTGAAAAGCCTGCATGAACGAATCGTTAAGTACCGCAATGCACCTCAGGAAGAGCGCGGCAATAACATCTTCTGGATAAGCCAGGGGCCGCGCATGGGCGTCGGCTATTTCTATGCCCTTACCCCTGTTTACCTGGCTAACCGCCTGCAGGCGCTGCTGGGAACGGAACAAACCATCCGTATGGAAAACTTCTTCACGCCGGGCAGCCTGCCGATGGGCGTGACCATTCTGGATGAAAACGGCCATACGCTGATTTCGCTGACCGGGCCGGAGAGCCGCTTAAAAATCGATCCGCACTGGATGCAGGAGCGCTCGTGGTTTGGCTACACCTCGGGCTTCCGCGAGCTGGTGCTCAAGAAAAGTTTACCGCCGTCCTCGCTCAGCATCGTCTACTCGGTGCCTGTTGATATGGTGCTTGAGCGGATCCGTATCCTGATCCTCAATGCCATCCTGCTGAACGTGCTGGTCGGCGTCGCGCTGTTTATGCTGGCGCGGATGTACGAGCGCCGGATATTTATCCCTGCCGAGAGTGATGCCCAGCGTCTGGAAGAGCACGAGCAGTTCAACCGCAAGATTGTCGCCTCTGCGCCGGTGGGGATCTGTATTCTGCGCACCCAGGATGGCACCAACATCCTCAGCAATGAGCTGGCACATAACTACCTCAACATGCTGACCCACGAAGACCGGCAGCGGCTGACGCAGATCATCTGCGGTCAGCAGGTTAACTTTGTCGACGTGCTGACCAGCACCCACACTAACCTGCAGATCAGCTTTGTGCATTCGCGCTACCGTAATGAAAACGTGGCGATCTGCGTGCTGGTGGATGTCTCTGCGCGCGTGAAAATGGAAGAGTCATTGCAGGAGATGGCGCAGGCGGCGGAGCAGGCCAGCCAGTCGAAGTCGATGTTCCTTGCCACCGTCAGCCACGAGCTGCGCACACCGCTTTACGGCATTATCGGTAACCTCGATCTGTTGCAGACCAAGGAGTTACCGAAAGGGGTCGACAGGCTGGTCACGGCCATGAACAACTCCTCAAGTCTGCTGCTGAAGATCATCAGCGACATTCTCGATTTCTCGAAAATTGAGTCCGAACAGCTCAAAATCGAGCCGCGGGAGTTCTCCCCGCGCGAGGTGATGAACCACATCAGCGCGAACTACATGCCGCTGGTGGTGCGTAAACAGCTGGGGCTGTACTGCTTTATTGAGCCTGACGTGCCGCTGACGCTGCATGGCGACCCGATGCGCCTGCAGCAGGTCATCTCGAACCTGCTCAGCAACGCGATTAAATTCACCGACACGGGCTGTATTGTGCTGCATGTCTGCCTCGTTGGCGACTATTTGACCATCCGCGTGCGCGATACGGGCGTCGGGATCCCGGCGAAAGAAGTAGTGCGCCTGTTTGATCCCTTCTTCCAGGTGGGAACCGGAGTACAGCGCAACTTCCAGGGCACCGGGCTGGGGCTGGCGATTTGCGAAAAACTGATCAGCATGATGGACGGCGATATCTCCGTGGATACCGAGCCGGGCATGGGGAGCCAGTTTACCATACGTATTCCGCTTTACTCGGCGCAGTACCCGGCCAAACCGATGCTGGACGGCCTGAACGGTAAACGCTGCTGGCTGGCCGTCAATAACGCATCGCTGAACGAATACCTCAGATCCTTGTTAAGCAGTAACGGCATCGAGGTGTCTCTCTACGAAGGGCAAACCCCGGATGCGGACGACATGCTGATTGCGGATGACCCGCCGGAGCAGCCGTGGCAGGGCAGGGGCGCGGTGATCTTCTGCCGACGTCATATCGGCATACCCGTTGAGCGCGCGCCCGGCGAGTGGGTGCACAGCGTGGCTACGCCGCACGAACTGTTAGCCTTGCTGGCGCGCATTTACAGCATCCAACTGGACGACGGGGATAACGCATCGGCGCTGCCTTCTCCTGAGTCGCTGGCCTCGCTGAATGACGACATGATGATCCTGGTGGTGGACGACCATCCGATTAACCGTCGCCTTCTGGCTGACCAACTCGGCTCGCTGGGGTATCAGTGCAAAACGGCGAACGATGGCGTCGATGCGCTTAACGTTCTCAGCAAAAACCATATTGATATCGTGCTGAGCGACGTGAACATGCCGAATATGGACGGGTATCGCCTGACGCAGCGCATTCGTCAACTTGGCCTGACGCTGCCAGTGGTAGGCGTGACGGCAAACGCCCTGGCGGAAGAGAAACAGCGCTGTCTTGAGTCGGGTATGGACAGCTGCCTGTCAAAACCGGTAACGCTGGACGTGCTGAAGCAGACGTTGTCGGTGTATGCAGACAGGGTCAGAAAAACGAGAGTATAA
- the rcsB gene encoding response regulator transcription factor RcsB, producing the protein MNNMNVIIADDHPIVLFGIRKSLEQIEWVNVVGEFEDSTALINNLPKLDAHVLITDLSMPGDKYGDGITLIKYIKRHFPDISIIVLTMNNNPAILSAVLDLDIEGIVLKQGAPTDLPKALAALQKGKKFTPESVSRLLEKISAGGYGDKRLSPKESEVLRLFAEGFLVTEIAKKLNRSIKTISSQKKSAMMKLGVDNDIALLNYLSSVTLSASDKD; encoded by the coding sequence ATGAACAATATGAACGTAATTATTGCCGATGACCATCCGATTGTACTGTTCGGTATTCGCAAATCGCTTGAACAGATCGAGTGGGTGAATGTAGTCGGTGAATTTGAAGACTCTACAGCACTGATCAATAACCTCCCAAAGCTTGATGCACACGTCCTCATCACCGATCTCTCCATGCCTGGGGACAAATACGGTGATGGGATTACGCTCATCAAATATATTAAACGTCACTTCCCTGACATCTCGATCATCGTTCTGACCATGAACAACAACCCGGCTATCCTGAGCGCGGTGTTGGATCTGGATATTGAAGGGATTGTGCTGAAGCAAGGTGCGCCTACCGACCTGCCGAAAGCGCTCGCCGCGCTGCAGAAAGGCAAGAAGTTCACCCCTGAGAGCGTCTCCCGTCTGCTGGAGAAAATCAGCGCGGGTGGCTACGGTGACAAACGCCTGTCACCGAAAGAGAGTGAAGTTCTGCGTCTGTTCGCTGAAGGTTTCCTGGTCACCGAGATTGCCAAGAAGCTGAACCGCAGCATTAAAACCATCAGTAGCCAGAAAAAATCCGCGATGATGAAGCTGGGTGTGGATAACGATATCGCTCTCCTGAACTATCTCTCTTCCGTCACGCTGAGCGCGTCGGACAAGGATTGA
- the rcsD gene encoding phosphotransferase RcsD: MSQTETTAPSKFSLLPGSITRFFLLLIIVLLVTMGVMIQSAVNTWLKDKSYQVVDITHAIHKRIDTWRYATWQIYDNIAAAPATSSGEGLQETRLKQDVYYLEKPQRKTEALIFGSHDSATLEMTQRISSYLDTLWGAETVPWSMYYLNGQDNSMILVSTLPLKDLSSGFKETTVGSIVDSRRAEMLQQANALDERESFSSLRRLAWQNGHYFTLRTTFNQPGHLATVVAFDLPINDLIPPDMPLDSFRLDPDNSTQNMRTPPDKEGAESVSISFNGSKIEISSSLNSTGMRLVWQVPFGTLLLDTLQNILLPLLLNIGLLALALFGYSTFRFQPGRQKGESSSVSVGTSNELRVLRALNEEIVSVLPLGVLVHDQEANRTVMSNKIADHLLPHLNLQNITTMADQHQGVIQATINNELYEIRQFRSQVASRTQIFVIRDQDREVLVNKKLKQAQRLYEKNQQGRAAFMQNIGEAFKQPLKTLAAKAAELSTPESHQLAGQADSLVQLVDEIQLANMLESDSWKGNPSLFSIQDLIDEVVPDVLPVIKRKGLQLLINNHLPANDKRHGDREALRRILLMLIQYAVTTTQIGKITLEVSTDESTDDRLTFRILDTGEGVTVSEIDNLHFPFLNDTQGDRYGKANALTFWLCDQLARKLGGHLNIKARESLGTRYSLHVKMTANPREEDEERLLDDVVVMVDVTSNEIRNIVVRQLENWGASCITPDERLASQEFDLFLTDNPSNLTASGLLLSDDEPGVRKIGPGQMRVNFNMSNAMQEAVLQLIEEQLAQEDILESPLGGDENAELHASGYYSLFVDTVPDDVKRLYTESAANDFAALAQTAHRLKGVFAMLNLVPGKQLCETLEHLIREKDASGIENYISDIDAYVKSLL; encoded by the coding sequence GGGTGATGATTCAAAGCGCGGTGAATACTTGGCTTAAGGACAAAAGCTATCAGGTCGTCGATATCACCCACGCTATTCATAAGCGTATCGATACCTGGCGCTACGCCACGTGGCAGATTTACGACAATATTGCCGCCGCCCCGGCCACATCGTCCGGCGAAGGACTACAGGAAACGCGTCTTAAGCAGGACGTTTATTACCTCGAAAAACCACAGCGTAAAACAGAAGCCCTGATTTTCGGCTCGCACGACAGCGCCACGCTGGAGATGACCCAGCGCATTTCCAGCTATCTTGATACCCTCTGGGGTGCGGAGACCGTGCCGTGGTCTATGTATTACCTGAACGGCCAGGACAACAGCATGATTCTGGTCTCGACGTTGCCGCTTAAAGATCTCTCCTCCGGCTTTAAAGAGACTACCGTTGGCAGCATCGTTGATTCCCGCCGGGCGGAAATGCTCCAGCAGGCTAACGCCCTGGACGAGCGTGAAAGTTTCTCCTCCCTGCGTCGGCTGGCCTGGCAAAACGGGCATTACTTTACCTTGCGCACCACCTTTAACCAGCCAGGGCATCTGGCGACGGTGGTAGCCTTCGACTTACCCATTAATGACCTGATCCCGCCGGATATGCCGCTGGACAGCTTCCGTCTGGATCCTGACAACAGCACGCAAAACATGCGCACGCCGCCGGATAAAGAAGGGGCAGAGAGCGTCTCGATCTCCTTTAACGGTTCGAAGATTGAAATTTCCTCCTCGCTGAACTCAACCGGCATGCGTCTGGTGTGGCAGGTTCCTTTCGGCACGCTGCTGCTCGACACCCTGCAAAATATCCTGCTGCCGCTGCTCCTGAACATTGGCCTGCTGGCGCTGGCGCTGTTTGGCTACAGCACCTTCCGTTTCCAGCCGGGCCGCCAGAAGGGGGAATCCTCTTCCGTCTCCGTTGGAACAAGTAACGAGCTACGCGTATTGCGCGCCCTTAATGAAGAGATTGTCTCCGTGCTGCCGTTGGGTGTGCTGGTTCACGACCAGGAGGCTAACCGCACGGTAATGAGTAACAAGATTGCCGACCACCTGCTGCCACATCTGAACCTGCAGAACATTACCACCATGGCGGATCAGCATCAGGGGGTGATCCAGGCCACCATTAATAATGAACTCTACGAGATCCGCCAGTTCCGCAGCCAGGTGGCATCGCGCACGCAGATTTTTGTTATTCGCGATCAGGATCGCGAAGTGCTGGTGAATAAAAAGCTGAAGCAGGCGCAGAGGCTGTATGAAAAAAACCAGCAGGGGCGCGCCGCGTTCATGCAAAACATTGGCGAGGCCTTCAAGCAACCGTTAAAAACGCTTGCCGCGAAGGCTGCCGAACTGAGCACGCCTGAAAGCCATCAGCTCGCAGGCCAGGCTGACTCGCTGGTGCAGCTGGTAGATGAAATTCAGCTTGCGAACATGCTGGAAAGCGACAGCTGGAAAGGCAATCCGTCCCTGTTCTCTATTCAGGATCTGATTGATGAAGTGGTGCCTGACGTGCTGCCCGTGATTAAGCGCAAGGGTCTGCAACTGCTCATCAACAACCACTTACCAGCTAACGATAAACGCCACGGCGATCGCGAAGCCCTGCGCCGGATCCTGTTAATGCTTATCCAGTACGCGGTGACCACCACGCAGATCGGCAAGATCACCCTGGAGGTCAGCACCGACGAGTCAACGGACGATCGTCTGACCTTCCGTATCCTCGACACCGGCGAAGGCGTCACCGTGAGTGAAATTGATAACCTGCACTTCCCGTTCCTTAACGATACGCAGGGCGACCGCTACGGCAAGGCAAATGCCCTCACCTTCTGGCTGTGCGATCAGCTGGCGCGCAAGCTGGGTGGGCACCTGAACATCAAGGCGCGTGAATCTCTCGGCACGCGCTATTCATTGCACGTAAAAATGACCGCCAACCCGCGGGAAGAAGATGAAGAACGCCTGCTGGATGATGTGGTGGTGATGGTCGATGTGACCTCAAACGAGATCCGCAATATCGTGGTTCGCCAGCTGGAAAACTGGGGCGCAAGCTGTATCACCCCCGATGAACGGCTCGCGAGTCAAGAATTTGATCTGTTTTTAACTGATAATCCGTCTAATCTTACTGCCTCCGGCTTGCTTTTAAGCGATGATGAGCCAGGCGTGCGAAAAATCGGCCCTGGGCAGATGCGCGTCAACTTTAACATGAGCAATGCGATGCAGGAGGCTGTACTACAACTGATCGAGGAGCAGCTGGCGCAGGAAGATATCCTGGAGTCCCCGTTGGGCGGTGATGAAAATGCCGAACTCCATGCCAGCGGATACTATTCACTGTTTGTTGATACAGTACCAGATGATGTTAAGCGGTTGTATACTGAGTCCGCTGCGAATGATTTTGCAGCGCTGGCGCAGACAGCACACCGGCTTAAAGGCGTGTTTGCCATGCTTAATCTGGTTCCCGGCAAGCAGTTATGTGAAACGCTGGAACATCTAATTCGTGAGAAAGATGCCTCTGGCATTGAAAATTATATCAGCGACATTGACGCCTACGTCAAAAGCTTGCTGTAG